In Schizosaccharomyces osmophilus chromosome 2, complete sequence, the following proteins share a genomic window:
- a CDS encoding amidohydrolase, with the protein MSKSSDIERFIKPWSLPPKKNYVFTHANLVDVAEQRIIEDANIYVINGIIRHVISFRESSSDKKSELDDTEDYKVVDLEGKFVCPGFIDAHIHIVAVPGEANLKSALSLPFPDVILRYHNLCKQILEKGFTAVRDCGGAEGFIRNAIEEDIIHGPRLFFAGNALSQTGGHGDFRDPKTNTPHEDACACQSNAPATICDGADECLKAARNQLRKGADFIKIMAGGGVASESDKLSSVQFSPQEIQAIVLAANNHGTYVTAHAYTPQAIRQCVDNGVRGIEHGNLIDESTAKYMASRDAYLTPTLVTYKAMASNQLSNFLPENSRKKNEDVLESGIKSLAIARDVGVNICYGSDLLGPLHAVQTKEFVLRSSVCTPGEILQQATINPAKLFGMENELGQIKAGFYADLLVFNGNPLEDISILDSPERYLLVVMKGGRIYKSRWTKLQDDITINDAIL; encoded by the coding sequence ATGTCGAAAAGTTCAGATATAGAGCGATTCATAAAACCTTGGTCGCTAccaccaaagaaaaattatgtCTTTACACATGCCAATTTGGTCGATGTTGCAGAACAAAGAATCATTGAGGATGCAAATATTTATGTTATAAATGGAATCATCCGTCATGTCATTTCTTTTAGAGAGTCCTCTTCAGATAAAAAATCGGAATTAGACGATACAGAAGACTATAAAGTCGTTGATCTCGAAggaaaatttgtttgtcCTGGATTCATTGATGCTCACATTCACATTGTTGCTGTCCCCGGTGAAGCCAATTTAAAGTCTGCACTCAGCCTTCCGTTTCCTGATGTTATCTTGCGTTATCACAACCTTTGTAAGCAAATCCTAGAAAAAGGCTTCACTGCTGTCAGGGATTGCGGTGGAGCTGAGGGGTTTATCCGTAATGCTATAGAGGAAGATATAATTCATGGACCTCGATTATTCTTTGCAGGCAATGCTCTTTCGCAAACCGGTGGTCATGGTGATTTTCGTgatccaaaaacaaatacgCCACATGAGGATGCTTGTGCTTGTCAAAGCAATGCTCCTGCGACAATATGCGACGGCGCAGATGAATGCTTAAAGGCGGCCCGAAATCAGTTAAGAAAAGGTGCtgattttataaaaataatggCCGGAGGTGGAGTTGCTTCTGAATCAGACAAGTTGTCTTCGGTTCAATTTAGTCCACAAGAGATTCAGGCTATTGTACTAGCTGCTAACAATCATGGTACATATGTTACTGCACATGCATATACACCTCAAGCTATACGTCAATGCGTAGACAATGGTGTACGAGGGATCGAACATGGTAATTTGATTGATGAATCGACAGCAAAATACATGGCTAGTCGTGATGCGTATCTCACACCTACTCTTGTCACGTACAAGGCAATGGCAAGTAATCAACTCTCCAATTTTCTTCCCGAGAACTCACGGAAAAAGAACGAAGACGTTTTGGAATCTGGAATAAAGTCTTTGGCCATCGCAAGAGACGTCGGTGTCAACATTTGTTATGGATCCGATCTACTTGGACCCCTCCACGCCGTACAGACTAAAGAGTTTGTTTTGCGTTCGTCTGTATGTACACCTGGGGAAATATTACAACAAGCTACAATAAACCCAGCTAAACTTTTTGGTATGGAAAACGAGCTTGGACAAATCAAAGCTGGATTCTATGCAGACCTCTTGGTTTTCAATGGAAATCCTTTGGAGGATATATCTATACTAGACAGCCCCGAGCGTTATTTGCTAGTCGTCATGAAGGGAGGAAGAATATACAAGAGTAGGTGGACAAAGTTGCAAGACGATATAACTATCAATGACGCTATTCTCTAA